One region of Mucilaginibacter gotjawali genomic DNA includes:
- a CDS encoding FAD-binding oxidoreductase, which produces MEKHIVKVLKTEFVTHNVKRFTLQRPAGYTFTSGQATDVSINKPGLENELRPFTFTSLNSDDHLEFTIKIYTGHNGVTEKLLGINGGDELIVHEVFGAINYQGAGLFIAGGAGITPFISILRQLKEDDKLDDNILLFANHTEDDIIIKDELDEMLGKNHVDFIANPLSGKQGRRIDKAALKQYLNPAIKYSYICGPDEFVAQIKNSLIELGVAADRIVMEQ; this is translated from the coding sequence ATGGAAAAGCATATCGTTAAAGTGTTAAAAACTGAATTTGTAACACACAATGTAAAAAGATTTACGCTGCAACGGCCGGCGGGCTATACGTTTACATCGGGCCAGGCTACAGATGTGTCTATTAATAAACCCGGGCTCGAAAATGAACTCCGGCCGTTTACTTTTACCAGCCTTAACAGTGATGACCATCTTGAGTTTACCATTAAAATTTATACGGGACATAATGGCGTTACCGAAAAGTTACTCGGTATTAACGGGGGAGATGAATTGATAGTGCATGAAGTATTTGGCGCTATTAACTACCAGGGAGCCGGCCTTTTTATTGCTGGTGGCGCCGGCATAACACCGTTTATCTCTATCCTTCGCCAACTGAAAGAGGACGATAAACTTGACGATAATATTTTACTTTTTGCTAATCACACGGAAGATGATATCATTATAAAAGACGAGCTGGACGAGATGCTGGGTAAAAATCACGTTGATTTTATTGCAAATCCTTTATCAGGTAAACAGGGCAGACGCATTGATAAAGCTGCTCTTAAGCAATATTTAAACCCGGCAATAAAATATAGCTATATCTGCGGCCCGGATGAGTTTGTTGCACAAATAAAAAATAGTTTAATAGAATTGGGCGTTGCAGCAGACAGGATAGTTATGGAGCAATAG
- a CDS encoding 6-phosphogluconolactonase codes for MKLQVVDNLIIKIHKNRMLLGAEAALMVCAKINYLLTQQDYVNVIFAAAPSQNEFLDAIVESSTVDWRRVNAFHMDEYIELPEKDTHSFASFLNSKIFNLLPFHSVNYINGNASDIGAECKRYTKLLAQFPPDIVCLGIGENGHLAFNDPHVAYFNDQSMVKMVKLDAACRQQQVNDGCFAELSSVPAYALTLTIPALMAGKYIYCVVPGKNKANAVYNTLYCDIIEEYPSTILRKHPNAVLFLDKSSSSFI; via the coding sequence ATGAAACTGCAGGTAGTTGATAACCTGATCATAAAGATCCATAAGAACAGGATGCTGCTTGGTGCAGAGGCCGCATTGATGGTATGCGCAAAAATAAATTACTTGCTAACGCAACAGGATTATGTAAATGTAATTTTTGCGGCAGCGCCCTCTCAAAATGAATTTTTGGATGCGATAGTTGAATCCTCAACTGTGGACTGGCGGCGCGTAAACGCTTTTCATATGGATGAATATATCGAATTGCCCGAAAAAGATACCCATTCATTTGCATCGTTTCTTAATAGCAAAATCTTCAACCTCTTGCCGTTCCACTCGGTTAACTATATCAATGGCAATGCTTCTGATATTGGAGCCGAATGCAAACGATATACTAAACTTTTAGCCCAATTTCCGCCCGATATTGTTTGTTTGGGCATCGGCGAAAACGGCCACCTGGCTTTTAATGATCCGCATGTGGCTTATTTCAACGACCAATCAATGGTAAAAATGGTAAAACTGGATGCAGCATGCCGGCAGCAACAGGTGAACGATGGCTGTTTTGCCGAACTCAGCAGCGTGCCCGCATACGCACTTACCTTAACCATCCCTGCGCTAATGGCTGGCAAATATATTTATTGCGTAGTACCCGGAAAAAACAAGGCTAACGCAGTTTATAACACCTTATATTGCGACATTATTGAAGAATATCCGTCAACTATTTTACGCAAGCACCCAAATGCCGTGCTCTTCCTTGATAAAAGCAGCAGTTCGTTTATTTAA
- the nagA gene encoding N-acetylglucosamine-6-phosphate deacetylase, which produces MVDQRLKIFNGKLITPSGIVDNGCMLMADGAITAISDRNIDAPDALEIDACGKYVSPGFIDIHVHGGGGHDFMDNTVGAFLAIANTHARYGTTAMLPTTLTSSKEELLETLRIYETADKQNKNGSQFIGMHLEGPYFSVKQCGAQDPRYIRDPDPEEYMEILSNTSVIKRWSAAPELKGAIEFGKYVTSKGVLASIAHTDAIYEEVLIAMENGYSLATHLYSGMSGVTRRNAYRYAGVIESALLLDEMDVEIIADGIHLPPPLLKLVYKIKGADKTALITDAMRAAGMPEGESILGSLKNGLNVIVEDGVAKLPDRSAFAGSVATTNRLVYNMITIAGVPLPEAVKMATATPAKIMKIENKKGTLAAGMDADIVIFDDEINIEMTIVKGRVVYRKTLAYNETAGS; this is translated from the coding sequence ATTGTGGACCAGCGTTTAAAAATATTTAACGGAAAACTCATAACACCATCAGGCATTGTTGATAATGGCTGTATGTTGATGGCTGACGGTGCTATAACAGCTATTAGTGATCGGAATATTGATGCTCCGGATGCGCTTGAAATTGATGCTTGCGGAAAATATGTTTCACCTGGTTTTATTGATATCCACGTACATGGCGGCGGCGGACACGATTTTATGGACAATACCGTTGGGGCGTTTCTGGCTATAGCCAATACACATGCCCGGTACGGAACAACCGCCATGCTGCCAACCACACTCACCAGCAGTAAAGAAGAATTGCTGGAAACACTGAGGATATACGAAACAGCCGATAAACAAAACAAAAACGGTTCGCAATTTATAGGTATGCACCTGGAGGGGCCATATTTTTCGGTTAAACAGTGCGGGGCGCAGGACCCAAGGTATATCCGCGATCCTGACCCCGAAGAATACATGGAAATTTTAAGCAATACTTCCGTTATCAAACGATGGAGCGCCGCCCCGGAATTGAAAGGCGCAATTGAATTTGGGAAGTATGTAACATCAAAGGGAGTTTTGGCGTCTATTGCACATACCGATGCCATTTATGAGGAAGTTTTGATCGCAATGGAAAACGGCTACTCGCTGGCCACGCACCTTTATTCGGGTATGTCGGGCGTTACGAGACGCAACGCATACAGGTACGCCGGCGTAATTGAAAGTGCGCTTTTACTAGATGAAATGGATGTGGAGATCATTGCCGATGGTATCCACTTGCCGCCTCCTTTATTGAAACTGGTTTATAAAATAAAAGGCGCAGATAAAACTGCACTGATAACCGACGCCATGCGGGCCGCCGGAATGCCCGAAGGAGAAAGTATTTTGGGCAGTTTAAAAAATGGTTTAAATGTAATTGTTGAAGATGGTGTAGCTAAACTCCCCGACCGGAGCGCCTTTGCCGGCAGCGTTGCAACAACCAATAGACTGGTGTACAACATGATAACTATAGCCGGTGTACCTTTACCCGAGGCAGTTAAAATGGCTACAGCAACTCCTGCGAAAATTATGAAAATTGAGAATAAAAAGGGGACATTAGCGGCTGGAATGGATGCAGATATTGTAATTTTCGACGACGAAATAAATATTGAAATGACCATCGTTAAAGGAAGAGTTGTGTACAGAAAAACGTTAGCTTACAATGAAACTGCAGGTAGTTGA
- a CDS encoding beta-N-acetylhexosaminidase — protein MRKHILVLLILLNTAYGTIAQPVASPHNPFIVKGFHLDLRIQVMTMDALKAFAFKLHGYGINTLIMEWEGTYPFEKHPLIPNRYAYSKQEVTSLIKYCSDLGIDVIPLQQSFGHVEYILRNDRYKALREDQKDFSQVCPLQTGPDSALFTDLYTELASTHTSKYIHIGGDETYLLGHDERCRLMVAKEGKSKLYINYIRMLCNIVMRLGKTPVLWADIALKYPEAIKLLPKGTVFIDWNYGWGLNNFGDHKKLVQSGYEIWGAPALRSSPDNYFLTQWEKHFKNIRDFVPEAAKLGYKGIVMTSWSTSGQYSQVFESENELTEEYAIRHVYPLSGFNILLAAYAESIKSATPLNIDDFIPAYCKEQYGFTAEQSATFWKTLKTAPFEIVHSEVKSSLHLTVKQLLDSAKVALETLYDLQPEKNKDEFEHYRLMAGIRVNYLEFHYILQTVNSPEFTALQKPGVLDKLKNLMINETLLDLHFSHLNKNFLYPAELAEENELRSIRLKLLYDRLSGNK, from the coding sequence ATGAGAAAACACATACTGGTTTTATTGATATTGTTAAACACCGCGTATGGCACCATTGCCCAACCGGTTGCAAGCCCGCATAACCCGTTTATTGTAAAAGGTTTTCATCTTGACTTAAGGATCCAGGTGATGACGATGGATGCCTTAAAAGCCTTTGCCTTTAAATTGCACGGATACGGCATCAATACCCTTATTATGGAATGGGAAGGCACGTACCCATTTGAAAAACACCCGCTGATCCCAAACAGGTATGCCTATTCCAAACAGGAGGTAACTTCACTTATAAAATATTGCAGCGATTTGGGGATAGATGTGATCCCCCTGCAGCAAAGTTTCGGACATGTTGAATACATTTTGAGGAACGACAGGTATAAAGCGCTTCGTGAAGACCAAAAAGATTTTTCGCAGGTTTGTCCGCTGCAAACCGGGCCGGACAGCGCGTTGTTTACTGATCTGTACACGGAACTTGCTTCCACCCATACCTCAAAATATATCCACATTGGCGGCGATGAAACTTATTTACTCGGCCACGACGAAAGATGTCGCTTGATGGTGGCCAAAGAGGGAAAATCAAAACTGTATATCAATTACATACGAATGCTGTGCAATATAGTGATGAGGCTCGGCAAAACGCCCGTACTTTGGGCCGATATCGCTTTAAAATATCCCGAAGCTATAAAATTGCTACCTAAGGGCACGGTGTTTATCGATTGGAATTATGGCTGGGGCCTGAACAATTTCGGCGATCATAAAAAGCTGGTGCAAAGCGGCTATGAAATTTGGGGCGCGCCGGCGCTAAGGTCATCGCCCGATAATTATTTTTTAACCCAATGGGAAAAGCATTTTAAAAACATCCGTGATTTTGTGCCAGAAGCAGCAAAATTAGGCTATAAAGGAATTGTGATGACTTCGTGGTCTACATCAGGCCAATACTCCCAGGTTTTTGAATCAGAAAACGAATTGACAGAAGAATATGCGATCAGGCACGTGTATCCGCTCAGCGGGTTTAATATATTATTAGCTGCTTACGCCGAAAGTATAAAATCTGCGACACCGCTGAATATTGATGATTTTATACCCGCTTATTGTAAAGAACAATATGGTTTTACTGCGGAACAGTCGGCAACGTTTTGGAAAACATTAAAAACTGCGCCATTTGAAATAGTTCATAGCGAAGTTAAATCCTCCCTGCATTTAACGGTAAAACAGTTGCTTGATAGTGCTAAGGTAGCTTTGGAAACCCTTTACGATCTTCAACCCGAAAAAAACAAAGATGAATTTGAGCATTACAGGCTAATGGCCGGCATCCGGGTAAACTATCTTGAATTCCATTATATTTTGCAAACGGTTAACTCACCGGAGTTTACCGCCCTGCAAAAACCCGGCGTATTGGATAAATTGAAAAACCTGATGATAAATGAAACGCTATTGGACCTGCATTTTTCGCACCTCAACAAAAACTTCCTCTATCCGGCTGAGCTGGCAGAGGAGAACGAATTAAGAAGTATACGACTTAAACTTTTGTACGACCGTTTATCAGGAAATAAGTAA
- a CDS encoding response regulator has protein sequence MPKKIIIIEDDPDILDIMTYILSDEGYEVLAATNSKPLEQVHLIEPMLILMDNRLTDGYGQDYCKQFKNNPATRRYPIVLVSASTGLERMAAESEADGYLKKPFDITELVELVKKFE, from the coding sequence ATGCCTAAAAAAATCATCATCATAGAAGATGACCCTGACATACTCGATATTATGACCTACATCCTTTCTGATGAAGGATATGAGGTTTTGGCGGCCACTAACAGCAAACCTTTAGAACAAGTGCACTTAATTGAACCAATGCTGATACTGATGGATAACCGCCTGACGGATGGCTATGGGCAGGATTATTGCAAGCAATTTAAAAACAACCCGGCCACCAGGCGATACCCTATTGTGCTGGTATCGGCAAGCACCGGCCTGGAACGCATGGCTGCTGAAAGTGAGGCTGATGGCTATTTAAAAAAACCGTTTGATATTACAGAATTAGTGGAACTCGTAAAAAAATTCGAATAA
- a CDS encoding cupin domain-containing protein, translating to MENNNAAYWIKHLNLQPHPEGGFYKEVFRSEMEVNRVSSTEKKQAITSIYYLLEGSDFSGFHRIASDELWYFHKGSPLLIHAIDLKGNYTALELSDATSGSLSVAVKAGVWFASEIPSKTGFTLVSCAVAPGFEFSEFEMAKKQHLVTLYPHLRSTIERLCR from the coding sequence ATGGAAAACAATAACGCCGCCTATTGGATCAAACATTTAAATCTCCAGCCGCATCCGGAAGGCGGGTTTTACAAAGAGGTCTTCCGCTCTGAGATGGAAGTTAACAGGGTTTCATCCACCGAAAAGAAACAAGCTATTACCTCCATCTACTATCTTCTTGAAGGTTCCGACTTCTCGGGATTCCACCGCATCGCTTCCGATGAATTGTGGTATTTTCATAAAGGTTCGCCCCTGCTGATCCATGCTATTGATCTGAAGGGTAATTATACGGCGCTTGAGTTGTCAGATGCTACCTCCGGCAGTTTGTCTGTCGCCGTAAAAGCCGGTGTATGGTTTGCCTCCGAAATACCCTCAAAAACAGGATTCACCCTGGTAAGCTGCGCCGTAGCACCCGGGTTTGAGTTCAGCGAGTTTGAAATGGCAAAAAAGCAGCACCTCGTAACGCTATACCCGCATCTTCGCTCAACCATTGAACGTCTTTGCCGCTAA
- a CDS encoding alpha/beta fold hydrolase, producing MATVILNNITINYKVTGAGMPLVLIHGHPFDHTMWYPQVAALADTCKVITPDLRGYGKSTLPASGKTTFENYATDMLLLLDHLEVGQFHLAGLSMGGQIIMEMFRQAPGRIRSLIFADTFASLDTPEVKQGRYDAANRLEREGMDAYAEEVIYKMMRPEHVKSMPEAAEFVIKMMKATSTAGAATALRARAERIDYLSEVFPGIKIPSLVIVGRQDEFTPVAMARTMQQNLQNCKLVVIEDAGHMPNLEHPEEFNQAVLDFLAGVE from the coding sequence ATGGCGACTGTGATATTAAACAACATAACCATTAATTACAAAGTAACCGGCGCAGGTATGCCGTTAGTTTTAATACACGGCCACCCCTTCGATCATACCATGTGGTATCCGCAGGTAGCGGCTTTAGCTGATACCTGCAAAGTGATTACCCCCGACTTACGGGGATACGGTAAAAGCACTTTGCCAGCATCCGGGAAAACCACATTTGAAAACTACGCCACCGATATGCTCCTGCTATTGGATCACCTGGAGGTAGGTCAGTTTCATTTGGCGGGCCTTTCCATGGGCGGGCAAATCATTATGGAAATGTTTCGCCAGGCTCCTGGCAGGATCAGGTCACTGATTTTCGCCGATACCTTTGCCAGCCTGGATACCCCCGAAGTTAAACAGGGGCGCTATGATGCCGCAAACCGGCTGGAGCGCGAAGGAATGGATGCTTATGCGGAGGAAGTGATCTACAAAATGATGCGGCCCGAACATGTAAAATCTATGCCCGAAGCCGCGGAATTTGTGATTAAAATGATGAAAGCAACCTCAACGGCGGGTGCTGCAACAGCTTTAAGAGCGCGTGCCGAAAGAATTGATTACTTATCAGAGGTGTTTCCCGGTATCAAAATCCCATCTTTAGTGATCGTGGGCCGCCAGGATGAATTTACCCCTGTCGCCATGGCCAGGACCATGCAGCAAAATCTGCAAAACTGCAAACTGGTGGTTATTGAAGATGCTGGCCACATGCCTAATTTGGAGCACCCGGAGGAATTTAACCAGGCAGTGCTTGATTTTTTAGCAGGTGTTGAATAA
- a CDS encoding CDGSH iron-sulfur domain-containing protein: MSKTKLTINNNGSVKIDGDFEIVDMQGNEYGLQGRTIVSICRCGLSANKPFCDGSHKGHFEHEAIAFDLPPKKV; the protein is encoded by the coding sequence ATGTCCAAAACAAAACTTACAATAAACAACAACGGTTCGGTTAAAATAGACGGCGATTTCGAAATTGTTGATATGCAGGGAAATGAATACGGCCTGCAAGGCAGAACCATTGTATCTATCTGCCGCTGCGGCTTATCGGCAAACAAGCCGTTTTGCGATGGCTCGCACAAAGGCCATTTTGAGCACGAAGCAATCGCATTCGACCTGCCGCCAAAAAAAGTTTAA
- a CDS encoding arylesterase — MYTRKPIYLALLLLVLSACGSKQSSTTDTAAAATKPDSASSAKTVLFFGDSLTAGYGLDDQSQAFPAVVQNKIDSAKLPYHVVNAGVSGETSAGGRGRINWILKQKVDVFVLELGANDGLRGIPVSETTANLQAIIDAVKAKYPQAKLVMLGMQVPPNMGNVYAYSFKAIFPELASKNKMTLMPFLLKDVAGNPKLNQKDGIHPTAEGAKIVGDNVWKALHGELPGKN; from the coding sequence ATGTATACACGAAAACCCATATACCTGGCTTTGCTTTTATTAGTCTTATCCGCCTGCGGCAGCAAGCAATCATCTACAACAGATACCGCCGCCGCTGCCACCAAACCCGACAGCGCTTCATCAGCAAAAACGGTTTTATTTTTTGGTGATAGCCTTACTGCCGGTTATGGGCTGGATGACCAGTCGCAGGCCTTCCCTGCCGTCGTCCAAAATAAAATTGACAGTGCAAAACTGCCTTACCATGTTGTTAATGCCGGCGTAAGCGGCGAAACATCAGCCGGCGGCCGTGGCCGAATCAACTGGATCTTAAAGCAAAAAGTGGATGTTTTTGTATTGGAGTTAGGGGCAAATGATGGCCTCCGGGGTATCCCGGTCAGTGAAACCACCGCAAACCTGCAGGCCATAATTGATGCGGTAAAAGCAAAATACCCCCAGGCTAAATTGGTAATGCTCGGCATGCAGGTGCCGCCAAATATGGGTAATGTTTATGCTTATAGTTTCAAGGCCATCTTCCCGGAACTTGCTTCAAAAAATAAGATGACACTGATGCCGTTCCTTTTAAAAGATGTCGCCGGCAACCCTAAGTTAAATCAAAAAGATGGCATCCACCCTACGGCTGAAGGCGCTAAAATTGTCGGTGACAATGTTTGGAAGGCGTTGCATGGAGAGTTGCCGGGTAAAAATTAA
- a CDS encoding ABC transporter permease: MDKRKINIPWLFEMAWRDSRRNRSRLMLFISAIIFGIAALVAIYSFRYNLENDINSQAASLIGADLAVSSAKPADAAVKPLLDSLGDKRSEERTFVSMIYFPKSKGTRLVQVHALQGGFPYYGSFETIPESAGTAFKNGKEALVDKVLMLQYNVNVGDSIKVGEVTFLIAGTLNKAPGQTGISSNIAPTVYIPMQYLAQTGLSKKGSRITYSYYYKYDHPVDMKKLVKNIDPRLDKADMNYETIEMRKENTGRSFGDLTHFLSLVGFIALLLGCVGVASAIHIYIREKIASIAIMRCLGVKALEAFLIYLIQIVGIGIIGSVIGAFAGTFVQHILPVIMKDFLPFEITTTISWLAIGQGILLGVIISILFALLPLISIRNISPLNTLRISYEEINLVRDPLRWLVYGLILLFVTTFTYFQLDSWVASIFFTIGIGIAFLILAFVAWLLMKVMRLVIQNSWSYLLRQGFANLYRPNNQTIILIVSIGLSTAFICTLFFIQAMLMKQVSLSSGANQANMILFDIQNSQKKAVADLTRQQKLPVIQQVPIVTIRLDKINGKTAEDVKKDPKSQISKHAFSYEYRVTYRDTLTPSEKIIKGEWIGKAGSGKEIPVSIEQFFSKRNHVNVGDHLVFNVQGLSMPAVVASVRQVNWNKIQTNFQIVFPTGVLEDAPQFAVELTHVPSVKASAKFQQAVVRAYPNVSVLDIGQVISIIDDLLNKIGYIIRFMSAFSIITGVVVLIASVRISKYQRIQESVLLRTLGASRKQIFAITALEYLFLGALSALTGILIALSGSWLLAKYSFEIPFAINLWPVLALFFIIALLTLVIGLLNSRGVLNKPPLEILRTT; the protein is encoded by the coding sequence ATGGATAAAAGAAAAATCAATATCCCCTGGCTTTTTGAAATGGCCTGGCGGGACAGCCGCCGTAACCGTTCGCGGCTGATGCTTTTTATTTCGGCCATTATATTTGGTATTGCGGCACTGGTGGCTATTTATTCGTTCAGGTATAATTTGGAGAACGATATTAATTCGCAAGCGGCAAGCCTTATCGGGGCCGACCTGGCGGTATCATCAGCCAAACCGGCTGATGCCGCTGTAAAACCCTTATTGGATTCATTGGGCGACAAAAGATCAGAAGAACGAACTTTTGTTTCGATGATCTATTTCCCAAAATCAAAGGGCACCAGGCTGGTACAGGTACATGCGTTGCAGGGCGGCTTCCCTTATTACGGAAGCTTTGAAACCATCCCCGAATCAGCCGGGACAGCCTTTAAAAATGGCAAAGAGGCGCTGGTAGATAAAGTCCTGATGCTGCAATACAACGTCAACGTAGGCGACTCAATAAAAGTTGGTGAAGTAACTTTTTTAATTGCAGGTACTTTAAACAAAGCACCAGGGCAAACCGGTATTTCATCAAACATCGCCCCTACGGTTTATATCCCGATGCAATACCTTGCCCAAACCGGGCTCTCCAAAAAAGGCAGCCGCATCACCTATAGTTATTATTACAAGTACGATCACCCGGTCGATATGAAAAAGCTGGTGAAAAATATCGACCCGCGTTTGGATAAGGCCGATATGAATTACGAGACCATCGAAATGCGCAAAGAAAATACCGGCCGCTCCTTTGGCGATTTGACGCATTTTCTGTCGCTGGTTGGTTTTATCGCTTTATTACTGGGTTGCGTGGGCGTTGCCAGCGCCATTCATATCTATATCCGCGAAAAGATTGCTTCCATCGCCATCATGCGTTGCCTTGGGGTAAAAGCCCTTGAAGCATTTTTGATCTACCTGATCCAAATCGTTGGCATAGGCATTATCGGCTCAGTTATCGGGGCATTTGCAGGCACCTTTGTACAGCACATTTTACCGGTGATCATGAAGGATTTTTTACCTTTTGAGATCACCACCACCATATCATGGCTGGCCATTGGCCAGGGGATCTTGCTTGGGGTGATCATTTCCATCCTTTTCGCACTGTTACCGCTTATTTCCATCCGTAATATTTCACCATTAAATACCCTGCGGATCTCTTACGAAGAAATCAACCTGGTACGCGATCCGTTGCGCTGGCTGGTTTATGGTTTGATCTTGTTATTTGTGACCACTTTCACGTATTTCCAGTTGGATAGCTGGGTGGCAAGTATCTTTTTCACCATCGGCATTGGCATTGCCTTCCTGATATTGGCCTTTGTGGCCTGGCTGTTGATGAAAGTAATGCGTTTGGTGATTCAAAACAGCTGGAGTTATTTATTGCGGCAGGGTTTTGCAAATCTCTACAGGCCAAATAACCAAACCATCATCCTGATCGTCTCTATCGGGCTCAGCACCGCATTTATTTGTACGCTGTTTTTTATCCAGGCGATGCTGATGAAACAGGTGAGCCTGTCGTCAGGCGCCAACCAGGCCAATATGATCCTTTTTGACATTCAAAATAGTCAGAAAAAGGCGGTCGCCGATCTCACCCGCCAGCAAAAACTGCCGGTGATCCAACAGGTACCTATCGTTACCATAAGGCTGGATAAAATCAACGGCAAAACTGCCGAAGATGTTAAAAAGGATCCCAAATCCCAGATCTCCAAACATGCCTTTTCCTACGAATACCGCGTTACTTACCGCGATACGCTTACCCCTTCTGAAAAAATAATAAAAGGCGAATGGATCGGAAAAGCCGGCAGCGGAAAAGAAATACCCGTATCTATTGAACAGTTTTTTTCGAAGCGTAACCATGTTAATGTAGGCGATCATTTGGTTTTTAATGTGCAGGGCTTGAGCATGCCCGCGGTAGTGGCCAGTGTAAGGCAGGTAAACTGGAACAAAATCCAGACCAATTTCCAGATCGTTTTCCCAACGGGGGTATTGGAAGATGCACCGCAGTTTGCTGTGGAACTTACCCATGTGCCGTCAGTAAAAGCATCGGCCAAATTTCAGCAGGCGGTTGTACGGGCATATCCCAATGTGTCAGTGCTCGATATAGGGCAGGTAATTTCTATCATTGACGATCTTTTAAATAAAATCGGCTATATCATCCGCTTTATGAGCGCCTTCAGTATTATAACGGGCGTGGTGGTATTGATCGCTTCAGTGCGCATCAGCAAATACCAGCGCATCCAGGAGAGCGTTTTATTGCGTACCCTGGGCGCAAGCCGCAAACAAATATTCGCTATAACCGCGCTGGAATATTTATTTTTAGGGGCGCTATCGGCACTAACAGGTATATTGATCGCGTTATCAGGCAGCTGGTTGCTGGCAAAATACAGTTTCGAAATACCTTTTGCCATTAACCTGTGGCCGGTATTGGCGCTGTTTTTTATAATAGCGCTGTTAACACTTGTGATAGGTTTATTAAACAGCCGTGGCGTTTTAAATAAACCGCCGCTGGAGATACTGAGAACGACTTAG
- a CDS encoding ABC transporter ATP-binding protein: MKTILNIEDLGKTYQSAGRTLTVLDHINFSIAEGSTNAIVGPSGSGKTTLLGLCAGLDKPGSGKVELANINLGSLSEDQRAQVRNQYVGFIFQNFQLLPTLTALENVMVPLELRGEKNIKARSMDLLDKVGLADRWHHYPAQLSGGEQQRVSLARAFSNSPAILFADEPTGNLDTETAEKVVKLIFDLNKEAGTTLVLVTHDLELAAKTQRIIRIKGGKLIADDKTEIK; the protein is encoded by the coding sequence TTGAAGACAATACTTAATATCGAAGACCTCGGCAAAACTTATCAAAGTGCCGGCCGTACCCTAACCGTACTTGATCATATTAATTTTTCCATCGCCGAAGGCTCAACCAATGCCATTGTGGGCCCTTCCGGCAGCGGTAAAACAACCCTATTGGGTTTATGTGCCGGGCTGGATAAACCGGGCTCAGGAAAGGTTGAACTGGCTAACATTAACCTGGGTAGTCTTTCTGAAGACCAGCGCGCACAGGTACGCAACCAGTATGTGGGTTTCATCTTTCAGAATTTCCAGCTCCTCCCAACCTTAACCGCATTGGAAAATGTAATGGTTCCGCTGGAGTTACGCGGAGAAAAAAACATAAAAGCCAGATCAATGGACCTGCTGGATAAAGTAGGCCTGGCCGACCGCTGGCATCATTACCCGGCGCAGCTTTCGGGCGGCGAGCAGCAACGCGTTTCGCTTGCGAGGGCATTTTCCAATTCGCCGGCTATCTTATTTGCAGATGAACCAACCGGCAACCTGGATACGGAAACCGCCGAAAAAGTGGTTAAGCTGATCTTCGACCTCAATAAAGAAGCCGGCACCACCCTGGTTTTGGTTACCCACGACCTGGAACTGGCCGCCAAAACCCAGCGCATCATCCGCATCAAGGGCGGCAAACTCATCGCTGATGATAAAACCGAAATCAAATAA
- a CDS encoding GNAT family N-acetyltransferase gives MPLNYDPNAEYLLEDDRVLLRPLRETDIEFLLPFAINEPDTWKYSYLSARGEDGMLAYIADAIKNRARGTEYPFIVFDKKTGEYAGSTRFYDILPVYQTVQLGYTWYGEKFRGSGVNKHCKFLLLQFAFETLGAERVEFRADARNERSIAAMKSIGCKPEGILRSNMPLCDGGRRDSIVLSILKDEWLAGVKESLRSKL, from the coding sequence ATGCCCCTCAATTACGACCCAAACGCTGAATATTTGCTTGAAGATGACCGCGTATTGCTGCGCCCCCTCCGGGAAACGGATATTGAATTTTTATTGCCCTTTGCCATAAACGAACCCGACACCTGGAAATACTCGTACCTGAGCGCCCGGGGCGAAGACGGCATGCTCGCCTACATCGCTGACGCTATTAAGAACAGAGCCAGAGGCACTGAATACCCTTTTATTGTATTTGACAAAAAAACCGGTGAATACGCCGGCAGTACCCGTTTTTATGATATCCTGCCTGTTTATCAAACCGTGCAGCTGGGCTACACCTGGTACGGCGAAAAATTCAGGGGATCTGGTGTCAACAAACATTGCAAGTTCCTCCTGCTGCAATTTGCCTTTGAAACCCTGGGCGCCGAGCGGGTTGAATTCAGGGCCGATGCCCGGAATGAGCGCAGCATAGCCGCCATGAAAAGCATTGGCTGCAAACCCGAAGGTATTTTACGCAGTAATATGCCCCTATGCGATGGCGGCCGCCGCGATTCTATTGTTTTAAGTATTTTGAAAGATGAGTGGCTGGCGGGAGTTAAGGAAAGTCTTAGGAGTAAGTTGTAA